The Acinetobacter sp. GSS19 genome includes a region encoding these proteins:
- a CDS encoding diacylglycerol kinase, with the protein MSSYSPYKGKNGLKRIVNAAGYSISGFKSAFKHEAAFRQIILLNAILIPLSFFVEVSAGEQALLILVCLLAMIVELFNSAIEAVVDRISLDRHELSKNAKDMGSAAQFVALTMIFITWTLILLK; encoded by the coding sequence ATGAGTTCTTATTCTCCTTATAAAGGCAAAAATGGTCTGAAACGTATTGTGAATGCGGCAGGCTATTCAATTTCGGGCTTTAAAAGTGCGTTCAAACATGAGGCCGCTTTTCGCCAGATTATTTTATTGAATGCTATTCTGATTCCCCTCAGTTTTTTTGTCGAGGTTTCAGCAGGAGAACAGGCACTATTAATTCTGGTCTGTCTGCTGGCCATGATTGTTGAGCTGTTTAATTCTGCCATTGAAGCCGTCGTTGACCGCATCTCGCTTGACCGTCATGAGTTATCCAAAAATGCAAAGGATATGGGCAGTGCTGCACAATTTGTGGCTTTAACCATGATTTTTATTACCTGGACGCTGATCTTGCTCAAATAA
- a CDS encoding MBL fold metallo-hydrolase, producing MQKRSVFMALACGATMSAHAAIQQVPGYYHQAFGDYQITALLDGTNFLQAGLFKDISSQQVQQILQKYYIDQAKGIQTSVNAFLIKTPNGLTLVDSGAASCFGPHLGSIAKNLQASGYRLDQVKNVLLTHLHPDHVCGISQQGQKVFPKATIYVHQREADFWLNPKTVKQLPLEKQQGFLATQQMIKAAVTPYQNSKQFRTFQDGSQIDGLTAQDSRGHTPGHHSFSLQSAGQEMVFIGDIVHSHSVQFDAPKTAIEYDIDPQAAVATRLKMFAEIAGQGKWVAAPHLPFPGLGHIYQVNQQQYQWIPVHFNDVLNAEK from the coding sequence ATGCAAAAACGTTCTGTATTTATGGCCTTGGCTTGTGGTGCCACGATGAGCGCTCATGCGGCAATACAACAGGTTCCGGGTTATTATCATCAGGCCTTTGGAGACTATCAGATTACTGCATTGCTGGATGGGACCAACTTTTTACAGGCGGGTTTGTTTAAAGACATTAGCAGCCAGCAGGTCCAACAAATCCTGCAAAAGTATTATATCGATCAGGCTAAAGGGATTCAGACCTCTGTGAATGCCTTTCTGATCAAGACACCGAATGGATTGACCTTGGTGGATAGCGGGGCAGCGAGTTGTTTTGGTCCGCATTTGGGATCGATTGCCAAAAATCTGCAGGCGTCAGGTTATAGGCTGGATCAGGTGAAGAACGTGCTTTTAACTCATTTGCATCCAGACCATGTCTGTGGTATCAGCCAGCAGGGGCAAAAAGTCTTCCCGAAAGCCACCATCTATGTGCATCAGCGGGAAGCTGATTTCTGGTTAAATCCGAAAACAGTTAAACAGCTGCCCTTGGAAAAACAGCAGGGCTTTCTGGCAACCCAGCAGATGATCAAGGCGGCAGTCACCCCTTACCAAAACAGCAAACAATTCCGTACCTTTCAAGATGGTAGCCAGATTGATGGGTTAACGGCACAAGATAGCCGTGGTCACACGCCCGGGCATCACAGTTTTAGTTTGCAGTCCGCAGGGCAGGAAATGGTATTCATTGGCGATATCGTACATTCACATAGCGTACAGTTTGATGCACCGAAAACCGCGATTGAATATGACATTGATCCGCAAGCTGCTGTGGCGACCCGTCTGAAAATGTTTGCCGAAATTGCCGGACAAGGCAAATGGGTAGCAGCGCCACATTTACCCTTTCCAGGATTGGGGCATATTTACCAGGTCAATCAGCAACAGTATCAGTGGATTCCTGTGCATTTTAATGACGTACTGAATGCTGAAAAATAA